Proteins encoded by one window of Shewanella avicenniae:
- a CDS encoding AMP-binding protein: MASSYRSPVDMLSQWASTQGNEIYLRQPVRGQYKDYTFQQVYSAVQQIAGALRHLGYNAGDKIALLSKNCAEWFITDLALMYGGYISVPIYPTANSDTIRYVLEHSGAKAIFVGKLDHWPDQEPGVGGDILRLAMPYETMPAQYQWLQLLNLGAPLKEVESPREDQVMTLIYTSGSTGKPKGAVQTFGAYSWTCKAVVRDLKADHNDRLISYLPLAHITERVAIEGSSFYAGCPVAFVESLETFVVDVQRMRPTVFFSVPRLWTLFQKNIIEKVGSYKKLQTLLKIPLLGWLVKRKIHQGLGLDKVRLLGSGSAPIPPSLVEWYHSIGLDICEAWGMTENCAYSIINHPFDASKIGTVGKPILGCQIKQTPEGELLVKSPGLMREYYQAPEATAAAFDAEGYFKTGDLCEVDSDGCVSITGRVKDNFKTAKGKYVAPVPIERKLAQDPHVELICVIGSGLPHPVALVQLAEGAALQAREEVRTSLKETLDSINPNLESHEAVDAIVVVTAPWTIENDALTPTLKIKRHVLEKRYASKVEGVRGAKVVWEDEL, from the coding sequence ATGGCATCTAGTTACCGCAGTCCGGTCGATATGTTGAGTCAATGGGCATCTACTCAAGGTAATGAGATCTACCTCCGCCAGCCGGTTCGAGGTCAATACAAAGACTACACCTTTCAACAGGTGTATAGCGCAGTGCAGCAGATTGCTGGGGCATTACGCCATCTCGGTTACAATGCCGGCGATAAAATCGCGCTGCTATCAAAAAACTGCGCCGAATGGTTTATCACAGATTTAGCGCTGATGTACGGCGGTTACATCAGTGTGCCCATCTACCCAACGGCGAATTCCGACACCATTCGCTACGTGCTGGAACACAGTGGCGCGAAAGCGATTTTTGTTGGCAAGTTAGATCATTGGCCCGACCAAGAGCCCGGTGTCGGCGGCGATATTCTGCGCTTAGCGATGCCGTACGAGACCATGCCCGCGCAATATCAATGGCTGCAACTGCTGAATCTTGGCGCGCCACTGAAAGAGGTCGAATCGCCCAGAGAAGATCAGGTCATGACGCTGATCTACACCTCAGGCTCAACCGGCAAGCCGAAAGGCGCGGTGCAAACCTTTGGTGCTTATAGCTGGACTTGCAAGGCGGTGGTGCGCGATCTCAAAGCCGACCACAATGACCGGCTGATCTCCTATTTGCCACTGGCACATATCACCGAACGGGTCGCGATTGAAGGCTCGTCGTTCTACGCCGGTTGCCCCGTCGCCTTTGTTGAAAGTCTCGAAACCTTTGTAGTCGATGTGCAGCGGATGCGGCCAACGGTATTTTTCTCGGTGCCGCGACTGTGGACACTATTCCAGAAAAACATTATTGAGAAAGTCGGTAGCTACAAAAAGCTGCAAACCTTACTCAAAATCCCACTGCTGGGTTGGCTGGTCAAACGCAAAATCCATCAAGGTTTGGGCTTGGATAAAGTACGGCTGCTCGGTTCAGGTTCGGCACCGATCCCGCCTTCGTTGGTGGAGTGGTATCACAGCATCGGCCTCGATATTTGTGAAGCTTGGGGCATGACCGAAAACTGTGCCTATTCGATCATCAACCATCCATTTGATGCCAGTAAAATCGGAACTGTGGGTAAACCAATCCTCGGTTGCCAAATCAAGCAAACACCCGAGGGTGAACTGCTGGTGAAAAGCCCGGGCTTGATGCGGGAATACTATCAAGCCCCCGAAGCCACCGCCGCTGCGTTTGATGCTGAAGGCTACTTTAAAACCGGCGATTTGTGCGAGGTGGATAGCGATGGCTGCGTCAGCATTACTGGCCGCGTGAAAGACAACTTTAAAACCGCGAAAGGTAAATATGTGGCGCCAGTACCGATTGAGCGCAAGTTAGCACAAGATCCTCATGTTGAACTGATTTGCGTCATAGGTTCGGGGCTACCGCATCCGGTTGCCTTAGTGCAGTTGGCCGAAGGCGCTGCATTGCAAGCCAGAGAGGAAGTTAGAACATCACTCAAAGAGACCCTCGACAGTATTAACCCGAATCTTGAATCTCATGAAGCGGTCGATGCCATTGTGGTAGTAACAGCGCCGTGGACCATCGAAAATGATGCGTTAACCCCGACCCTTAAAATCAAACGCCACGTGCTCGAAAAACGCTACGCCAGCAAAGTTGAAGGTGTACGCGGTGCCAAAGTCGTTTGGGAAGATGAGCTCTAA
- a CDS encoding beta-ketoacyl synthase chain length factor has translation MLLQFNIVSWSAWSPAYPQRENWQHWQKASETESLDASAPALTQVPAMQRRRYSRLSKMMLHVAFDTQAPAQCRSVFASRHGELNRTIGLLEDIIAQQPLSPTAFSQSVHNTASGLFGIVCGNQQASTSIAAGRETLAQAMVEAYSQLATKDAPLLLVYGDDPVPPIYDQYTDELEYPLALALLLSPRATADSVALTIETTPTAGADLPRLCYGQLLQALADQQSIQGQIGLQHWQLSAGATHG, from the coding sequence GTGCTGTTACAGTTCAATATTGTATCTTGGAGTGCTTGGTCACCCGCCTATCCACAGCGTGAAAATTGGCAACACTGGCAAAAAGCGAGTGAGACCGAATCGCTCGATGCCAGCGCGCCAGCACTCACTCAAGTACCCGCCATGCAGCGCCGTCGTTATAGTCGACTCAGCAAAATGATGTTGCATGTCGCATTTGACACTCAAGCCCCGGCACAATGTCGCTCAGTGTTCGCTTCGCGTCATGGCGAACTCAACCGCACCATAGGGTTACTCGAAGATATCATCGCTCAACAGCCGCTTTCACCCACGGCTTTTAGTCAATCCGTGCACAATACAGCCAGTGGCCTATTCGGCATTGTCTGCGGTAACCAACAAGCCTCCACCTCGATTGCCGCTGGCCGTGAAACTCTCGCTCAAGCGATGGTCGAAGCTTACAGCCAACTCGCAACCAAGGATGCGCCGTTACTGTTAGTTTATGGCGACGACCCAGTACCCCCCATCTATGACCAATATACCGATGAGCTGGAATATCCATTGGCGTTGGCGCTGTTACTCAGCCCACGAGCCACAGCAGACTCGGTAGCACTGACGATTGAAACTACACCGACAGCCGGCGCTGATCTACCACGACTCTGTTATGGCCAACTGCTTCAGGCGCTCGCCGATCAACAATCGATTCAAGGACAAATCGGCTTGCAGCATTGGCAGCTATCAGCCGGAGCAACGCATGGTTAG
- a CDS encoding calcium/sodium antiporter has protein sequence MTFIILAILGGFVILTAGAELLVRGASAIALKLGVTPLVIGLTIVAFGTSAPELAVSVKSALSGNSGIALGNVIGSNIANIGLILALTAIIRPIGVQSQTVKRDIPLMIGSSVLLLLLLIDGGLGWIDGVVLFALLLAFLWHSYRISSDEDAEEIEAGPSNPWLSGLLIVAGIGCLVGGGVLFVDGAVEMARAFGISEAVIGLTIIAIGTSMPELVTSVVAALKGQSDIAIGNVVGSNIFNILCILGVTALVHPVAASGFSLLDFAVMLILAILVLPFAMSNMRIGRKEGCALLAGYIGYMAYLVTHAAA, from the coding sequence ATGACATTCATTATTTTGGCCATTCTCGGCGGCTTTGTGATTTTAACTGCAGGTGCCGAATTACTTGTCCGCGGTGCCAGTGCAATCGCCTTAAAGCTTGGCGTAACCCCACTGGTCATCGGTCTCACCATTGTTGCCTTTGGCACCAGTGCGCCAGAGTTAGCGGTAAGCGTAAAATCGGCGCTCTCGGGCAATTCTGGGATTGCCCTAGGGAATGTGATTGGCTCTAACATCGCCAACATCGGCCTGATTTTGGCGCTCACCGCAATCATTCGCCCTATTGGCGTGCAATCTCAAACCGTAAAACGTGATATCCCACTGATGATTGGCTCGTCAGTGCTGCTATTGCTGCTGCTTATTGATGGCGGCTTGGGGTGGATTGATGGCGTGGTGCTGTTCGCCTTGCTGCTGGCATTCTTGTGGCATAGCTACCGTATCTCTAGTGATGAAGATGCTGAAGAGATTGAAGCAGGTCCAAGCAACCCTTGGTTATCGGGTCTGCTGATTGTGGCGGGGATCGGCTGCTTAGTTGGCGGTGGAGTGCTGTTTGTAGATGGCGCAGTTGAAATGGCGCGCGCATTTGGCATAAGCGAAGCCGTAATCGGCCTGACCATTATTGCAATTGGCACCAGCATGCCGGAGCTAGTGACTTCTGTGGTCGCAGCGCTTAAAGGTCAAAGCGATATCGCCATTGGGAATGTCGTGGGTTCAAATATCTTCAATATTCTTTGTATTTTAGGTGTAACCGCATTGGTGCATCCAGTTGCGGCTAGCGGTTTTAGCCTCTTGGATTTTGCCGTCATGCTAATTTTGGCCATCTTGGTGCTGCCTTTTGCGATGAGCAATATGCGCATCGGCCGCAAAGAGGGCTGCGCATTGCTGGCTGGCTATATCGGCTACATGGCTTACCTCGTCACACACGCGGCGGCTTAA
- the spoT gene encoding bifunctional GTP diphosphokinase/guanosine-3',5'-bis pyrophosphate 3'-pyrophosphohydrolase, translating to MYLFEGLREAATAYLAPEQVELLKQAYQVARDAHEGQMRTSGEPYITHPVAVAHILADMRLDHETLMAALLHDTIEDTHVTQEDLANLFGESVALLVEGVSKLDKIKFRDKKEAQAENFRKMMLAMTQDIRVILIKLADRTHNMRTLGALRPDKRRRIARETLEIYAPIANRLGIHNIKTELEDLGFQAYYPMRYRVLKEVVRTASGNRKEVIQSIENGIRSRLEETKVACRVTGREKNLFSIYNKMRQKDVKFEDVLDIYAFRIIVDSIDTCYRVLGIMHGLYKPRPLRFKDYIAIPKANGYQSLHTSLIGPRGVPVEVQIRTEDMDQMADKGVAAHWMYKNGEASGSTTTQVRARKWMQSLLELQQSASSSFEFVESVKTELFPHEIYVFTPDGRILELPVGATPVDFAYEVHTDVGNTCVGARVNRQAYPLSQPLISGQTVEIITAKGAKPNAAWLNFVVTGKARGKIRQVLKFLKQDEAVALGRRLLNHALGDTKLESFTEEQIARVVKDTKHETFDGLLADIGLGNAMGLLIAQRLKGENLDPKRNSDDDSKLMPIRGAEGMLVTFGNCCRPIPGDAVVAYVSPGKGLVVHMENCANIRGYQAEPDKYIPVQWDTVEGAEYQANIRIEIVNHQGVLAKVTSIIAAEGSNISNISTEERDGRVYLIHLRISVSDRVHLANVMRRIRVLPEVLRISRNR from the coding sequence CGTGATGCCCATGAAGGGCAGATGCGTACGAGTGGTGAACCCTATATCACCCATCCGGTAGCTGTAGCACACATACTTGCCGATATGCGTCTCGATCATGAGACGCTGATGGCAGCGCTGCTGCACGACACCATTGAAGATACCCATGTTACCCAAGAAGACCTTGCCAACCTGTTTGGCGAATCAGTGGCCTTGTTGGTGGAAGGGGTATCTAAGCTCGATAAAATTAAGTTTCGCGATAAGAAAGAAGCGCAAGCAGAAAACTTTCGCAAAATGATGCTGGCCATGACGCAAGATATTCGCGTCATTTTGATCAAGCTGGCTGACCGCACCCATAACATGCGTACCCTTGGCGCTTTGCGTCCAGATAAACGTCGCCGGATTGCCCGTGAGACACTGGAAATTTACGCACCGATTGCCAACCGTCTTGGTATTCACAATATCAAAACTGAGCTGGAAGACTTAGGTTTTCAAGCCTATTACCCCATGCGTTATCGCGTCCTCAAAGAGGTAGTGCGCACCGCCAGTGGTAATCGCAAAGAAGTTATTCAAAGCATTGAAAACGGCATCCGCAGTCGCTTAGAAGAAACCAAAGTGGCGTGCCGAGTTACTGGGCGCGAGAAAAACCTGTTTTCCATCTACAACAAGATGCGTCAGAAAGACGTGAAGTTTGAAGATGTGCTGGATATCTACGCGTTTCGCATCATAGTGGACAGCATAGATACTTGTTATCGCGTGCTCGGTATCATGCACGGTTTGTATAAGCCGCGGCCACTGCGGTTTAAAGATTATATTGCCATTCCCAAAGCCAACGGCTATCAGTCACTGCATACATCTTTGATTGGGCCGCGCGGCGTGCCTGTTGAAGTGCAAATCCGTACCGAAGATATGGATCAAATGGCGGATAAAGGGGTGGCAGCACACTGGATGTATAAAAACGGTGAAGCCTCAGGTAGCACCACCACCCAAGTGCGTGCCCGTAAGTGGATGCAAAGCTTGCTGGAGCTGCAACAAAGCGCCTCGTCATCATTTGAATTTGTGGAAAGCGTTAAAACCGAGCTATTCCCGCATGAAATATACGTGTTCACGCCTGATGGCCGTATTCTTGAATTGCCCGTGGGCGCAACACCGGTCGACTTTGCTTATGAAGTGCATACCGATGTCGGCAATACCTGCGTGGGAGCAAGGGTAAATCGTCAAGCGTATCCACTGAGTCAACCGCTAATTTCTGGCCAAACCGTTGAGATCATCACTGCTAAAGGCGCTAAGCCGAATGCCGCTTGGCTTAACTTTGTGGTTACCGGTAAAGCACGCGGCAAAATCCGCCAAGTGCTTAAGTTCCTCAAGCAGGATGAAGCGGTCGCACTGGGCAGACGCTTGCTCAACCATGCATTAGGCGACACCAAACTGGAAAGCTTTACCGAAGAGCAGATTGCTCGCGTGGTGAAAGATACCAAGCATGAGACCTTTGATGGCCTGCTGGCAGATATCGGACTCGGCAATGCCATGGGCTTGTTAATTGCGCAGCGTTTAAAAGGCGAAAACCTCGATCCTAAGCGTAACAGCGATGATGACAGCAAACTGATGCCAATTCGCGGTGCCGAAGGCATGTTGGTCACCTTTGGTAACTGCTGTCGCCCGATCCCCGGTGATGCGGTCGTCGCCTATGTCAGCCCTGGTAAAGGCTTGGTGGTGCATATGGAAAACTGCGCCAACATTCGTGGTTACCAAGCAGAGCCCGATAAATATATTCCGGTGCAATGGGATACTGTTGAAGGCGCGGAATACCAAGCCAACATTCGCATCGAGATTGTGAACCATCAAGGGGTATTGGCTAAAGTCACCAGCATCATTGCAGCTGAAGGCTCCAACATTTCCAATATCAGTACAGAAGAACGCGATGGCCGTGTCTATCTGATCCATTTGCGGATTTCAGTAAGCGACCGTGTACATCTGGCTAATGTGATGCGTCGCATTCGGGTATTGCCTGAAGTGCTGCGCATCTCTCGAAACAGGTAA
- a CDS encoding DUF3014 domain-containing protein, translating into MQVNEEDRIAPQAQSNSPANTGWVVTVVLLIAVGAGYYFWSSDDTEPEPHARTEVALPEPAPAQPLVTEANVPEPEVTPAPTPEATPVEAPVAEAPKAEPLPVLNESDSYVHDKVIEIANGMAINALLNDSDMVRQFVVFVDNIAQGQLARKTSPLKAPEQSFSVTDITNKTYLNPDSYHRYDVYAEFLSKLDDKQLLTTYKRLSPLLEQAFAELGYPDMSFDARLREAMQELLATPVIEQPIELYTISVNYQFVDPKLEALPSAQKLLIRMGPDNTRKVKKVLRRLLETMN; encoded by the coding sequence ATGCAAGTCAACGAAGAAGACAGAATTGCACCGCAAGCTCAGTCTAATAGCCCAGCCAATACTGGTTGGGTTGTCACCGTGGTGCTGTTAATTGCTGTTGGCGCTGGCTACTATTTCTGGAGTAGCGACGATACCGAACCTGAGCCACACGCACGTACTGAAGTGGCATTGCCGGAACCGGCCCCCGCGCAACCTTTGGTGACCGAAGCCAATGTGCCAGAGCCCGAAGTGACACCTGCGCCAACGCCTGAAGCGACACCTGTCGAGGCACCTGTTGCTGAAGCCCCTAAGGCCGAACCATTGCCGGTACTCAACGAAAGCGACAGCTATGTGCATGATAAAGTGATTGAAATCGCCAACGGTATGGCAATCAATGCGCTGCTGAACGACAGCGACATGGTGCGCCAATTTGTGGTGTTTGTGGATAACATCGCTCAAGGCCAATTAGCCCGCAAAACAAGCCCGTTAAAAGCGCCTGAACAAAGCTTTAGCGTTACCGACATCACCAATAAAACCTATCTTAATCCAGATAGTTACCATCGCTATGATGTCTATGCCGAATTCCTCAGCAAGTTGGATGATAAGCAACTGCTCACTACCTACAAACGCTTGTCACCACTGCTTGAACAAGCTTTTGCTGAACTTGGCTATCCCGATATGAGCTTCGACGCCCGCTTGCGAGAAGCAATGCAGGAGTTGTTGGCCACCCCCGTGATTGAGCAGCCGATTGAGCTTTATACCATCAGCGTCAATTATCAGTTTGTTGATCCCAAGTTAGAAGCGCTACCAAGCGCGCAAAAACTGTTGATCCGCATGGGGCCAGACAACACCCGCAAGGTCAAAAAAGTGCTGCGTCGACTGCTAGAAACGATGAATTGA
- the recG gene encoding ATP-dependent DNA helicase RecG encodes MQRLDQLPINQLTGVAAKMAEKLNKLGIHSVQDLLFHLPLRYEDRTRIYPIAELNLGDYGTIEAEIQSTQIINGRKRMLVCNVRDATGTLTLRFFNFSAAQRNSMQQGLQIRAYGEIRRGSQHAEIIHPEYKILKADEPAKLTDSLTPVYPTTEGLRQASWMKLTEQALKLLQEGALTELLPPALRPNQLSLAQAIRIMHRPPASIDQFELLQGTHPAQQRLVQEELLAHNLSMLKLRQRSERDKAVSLKSTGQLLTPFLASLPFSPTGAQQRVVADIGQDISQPHPMMRLVQGDVGSGKTLVAAMAALQAIENGYQVAMMAPTELLAEQHALNFSNWFTPLGLKVGWLAGKLKGKAREQSLEDIREGRAQMVIGTHAIFQEQVQFHRLALIIIDEQHRFGVHQRLGLREKGIQQGFYPHQLIMTATPIPRTLAMTAYADLDTSIIDELPPGRTPVTTVAIANSRRQDIIDRVRSAALEDGRQAYWVCTLIDESEVLQCQAAEDTYQELSEALPELNIGLVHGRMKSADKQAVMERFKKGELNLLVATTVIEVGVDVPNASLMIIENPERLGLAQLHQLRGRVGRGAVASHCVLLYQAPLSKTATKRLGVLRESNDGFVIAQQDLEIRGPGEVLGTRQTGLADMKVADLVRDQALIPHIQKLALHVMQQVPENVDAIIERWLGDRQQYVQA; translated from the coding sequence TTGCAACGGCTGGATCAACTTCCCATCAACCAACTGACCGGCGTCGCTGCCAAAATGGCAGAAAAGCTGAACAAGTTGGGGATTCATTCAGTACAGGATCTGCTGTTCCACCTACCGCTGCGCTACGAAGACCGCACCCGCATCTATCCGATTGCGGAACTCAATTTAGGCGATTACGGCACCATTGAAGCTGAGATTCAATCAACCCAAATCATCAATGGTCGCAAACGTATGTTGGTGTGCAATGTGCGTGATGCAACTGGCACGCTCACCTTACGTTTTTTCAATTTCTCCGCTGCACAGCGCAACAGCATGCAGCAGGGGTTGCAGATCCGCGCTTATGGTGAAATCCGCCGCGGCAGTCAGCATGCAGAGATCATCCATCCCGAGTACAAAATCTTAAAGGCAGATGAGCCAGCCAAATTGACCGATTCGTTGACACCGGTTTATCCGACTACCGAAGGGCTTAGACAAGCCAGCTGGATGAAGTTGACCGAACAAGCGCTGAAACTATTGCAAGAAGGTGCGCTCACCGAACTGTTGCCGCCGGCGTTGCGCCCGAATCAACTGAGTTTGGCGCAAGCAATTCGCATCATGCATCGACCTCCGGCGAGCATCGACCAGTTTGAATTACTGCAAGGCACTCACCCTGCCCAGCAACGGCTGGTGCAAGAGGAACTGCTGGCACATAACCTCAGCATGTTAAAGCTGCGGCAACGTAGTGAACGCGATAAAGCAGTGAGCCTTAAATCTACTGGGCAACTGCTGACGCCATTTTTAGCCTCGCTGCCGTTTAGCCCAACTGGTGCACAGCAGCGGGTTGTGGCCGATATTGGCCAAGATATAAGCCAACCGCATCCGATGATGCGCTTGGTGCAAGGTGATGTAGGCTCAGGAAAAACCTTGGTGGCGGCAATGGCCGCCTTGCAAGCGATTGAAAATGGCTATCAAGTAGCGATGATGGCGCCAACGGAGCTACTGGCCGAGCAGCACGCGTTGAATTTCAGCAACTGGTTTACCCCGCTCGGGCTTAAAGTGGGTTGGCTTGCTGGCAAGCTCAAAGGCAAAGCGCGAGAACAATCACTCGAAGATATTCGTGAAGGCCGTGCCCAAATGGTGATTGGTACTCACGCAATTTTTCAAGAGCAAGTGCAGTTTCACCGGCTGGCGTTAATTATCATCGACGAGCAACACAGATTCGGGGTCCATCAACGTTTAGGGCTACGTGAGAAAGGCATTCAGCAAGGTTTTTATCCGCATCAGTTGATCATGACCGCAACGCCAATCCCACGCACTTTAGCCATGACTGCTTACGCAGACCTCGATACCTCGATCATTGACGAACTGCCGCCCGGGCGCACCCCAGTCACCACAGTCGCCATCGCCAATTCGCGCCGGCAGGATATTATCGATCGGGTGCGTTCAGCCGCTTTAGAAGATGGCCGCCAAGCCTATTGGGTGTGCACCTTGATTGACGAATCAGAAGTGCTGCAATGCCAAGCCGCGGAAGATACCTATCAAGAGCTGAGCGAAGCCTTGCCCGAATTAAACATTGGCTTGGTGCACGGCCGTATGAAAAGTGCCGACAAACAAGCGGTGATGGAACGCTTTAAAAAAGGTGAGCTGAATCTGCTGGTCGCCACCACTGTGATTGAAGTGGGCGTAGATGTGCCCAACGCCAGTTTGATGATTATCGAAAACCCTGAACGACTCGGCCTTGCTCAATTGCACCAACTGCGGGGTCGGGTTGGTCGTGGCGCTGTTGCCAGCCATTGCGTGTTGCTTTACCAAGCGCCGCTGTCCAAAACAGCCACGAAACGGCTTGGGGTACTGCGCGAAAGCAACGATGGTTTTGTTATCGCTCAACAAGATTTGGAGATCCGCGGCCCAGGTGAAGTGTTAGGTACAAGGCAAACCGGCTTGGCCGATATGAAAGTGGCCGATTTGGTACGCGACCAAGCCCTGATCCCCCATATTCAAAAACTGGCGCTACATGTGATGCAGCAGGTACCCGAAAATGTCGATGCCATCATTGAGCGCTGGTTGGGAGATAGGCAACAATATGTGCAGGCATAG
- a CDS encoding RidA family protein, which produces MADKKIIVTDKAPAAIGTYSQAVQVGSTLYLSGQIPLVPATMEVAGEDFETQVVQVFENLKAVCEAAGGSLADIVKLNIFMTDLANFAKVNEVMGRYFSQPYPARAAIGVKQLPKDVQVEMDAIAAL; this is translated from the coding sequence ATGGCAGACAAAAAAATTATCGTCACTGACAAAGCCCCCGCCGCTATCGGTACCTACTCACAAGCGGTGCAAGTTGGCTCAACCTTGTACCTCTCTGGTCAAATCCCATTAGTGCCCGCCACTATGGAAGTCGCCGGGGAAGACTTTGAAACCCAAGTGGTGCAAGTGTTTGAAAACCTCAAAGCGGTGTGTGAAGCTGCCGGTGGTTCGCTGGCCGACATCGTGAAGTTAAATATCTTCATGACCGACTTGGCCAACTTTGCCAAAGTGAACGAAGTGATGGGCCGCTACTTCAGCCAACCATATCCAGCCCGCGCAGCGATTGGCGTTAAGCAATTGCCAAAAGATGTTCAGGTTGAAATGGATGCGATTGCCGCACTGTAA